ACAGGTTACCTGGCTGAAGAAAGGTAAGTTAGTAAGTGATTCCGCAGAAGTAGTGTTTAACGCAGCGGAAGGAGATGAACGCCAAACTTTCCCAACGGCACTTGGCCTTACCAGGAAGATCAATAATAAGCAACAACGTATTGTGGTGCTGGGTGATGCGGACTTTATGAGCAATGCAGAACTAAACCGGTTTAACTTAAGGAACATCAATTTCATATTTGCTACAGGCCTTTTCAGCTGGCTGAACAATGGCGAGTTCCCGATCGATAGCAGCAGGCCGCCAGCCAAAGATGTTAACGTAACGGTGACCAAAGAGCGTGTGAAGTTATTAAAGATCATTTATGTATGGGTTCTGCCAGGCCTGTTGCTCGCAGCCGGGGCTATTTTACTGTTGAGGAGAAAACGGAAATGATGCATTTCAATACAGACAAGCAAACAACGGACGATCTCAATATATTCGGAAAACCTGGAGGAGATTCAGTTTTTACCATCTATAACCATACTGCCACAAGAGGAGGCAGTAGTATGCTGGAAGAAATGTTCCGGTATCCGCTGGCAGACGCGGATGCTATCAATGAACGGCTCAAAAGCATACAGCATTTTAGTACTTCGGGAACTGATTTTCCTTTTAATAGTTCCTGGTTCAGTGGTGCTGAATTGTATCTGGCCCTGGAAGATGAGCGTACGCGCCTTTCTCATGAAAAGGAAACCATAGGGGATAAGGTCCGTTCACTCATTGCCAAAGACCACGACTACCAGGTGATCAGCAATGGTCTGCTTGCTGTGTTGGACATCCTGTCTGCATTGAAGAAGTTTCTGCGTGAGGGACAGCCGGGCATCAGTGTATTAACGGAACTAAGGAAGCTGCTCGAACATGAAGACCTTGTGCCTGTTATGCAGAATGCCCCTCCCAAAAAGATGGCGCATGCAGCCGTAGTGCGCTATGATGACCTGCTGCGTTTCCGTTGCAGGCAAACATTGCGGGCCATACTGCGGCACATTTATATTTTAGACGTTTATATCTCAGTCGCAAAAACGGCCGGTCACCATCGGTTTGTTTTCCCCAAAGTACTGAGCAGGGAAATGCATACCGTTCGCCTGGAAAATGTATATCACCCATTGGTAAAGAATGCTGTTCCAAACACGTTGCACATTACGCCGGAGAGCAATATTGTTTTTCTGACCGGTGCAAATATGGCAGGGAAATCCACTTTCATGAAATCCCTGGGCATTGCAATGTATGTAGCGCATATTGGTTTCCCCGTAGCTGCCGGGAAAATGGAGTTTTCTGTTAGGGATGGTATTTACACTACTATTAACCTTTCAGATAACCTGTCTTCCGGCAGCAGTCATTTTTATGCAGAAGTATTGCGTATCAAAAAAGTGGCGCAGGAGCTGAGCCAATCCAGGAACCTGTTTATCATCTTCGATGAGTTATTCCGTGGTACCAATGTTAAAGATGCCTGCGATGCCACCATTGAGATCACCGGGGCCTTTGCCTCCAGGAGCAATTGTATGTTTATTGTGTCTACCCATATCATAGAAGCAGGCCAAGTGCTGAAGGAAAAGTTTTCCAATATCTGTTTCGCTTATATGCCTACCACTATGCAGGGAAACAAACCGGTCTACTCTTACCAGCTTACATCGGGCATTACGGAGGACAGGCATGGGATGGTAATTATTAATAACGAAGGGATCCTGGATATCATCCGTAAAAACAGTTGAGTATGAGCTTTATAACAGATAAACAAACACTGGAGGACCTGAATCTGTTTGGCAGGTATAAAGGCAATTCTGTTTACAAACTGTTTGACCGTACGCTAACTAATGGAGGCCGGCAATTATTAGAGCAGATATTCCGGGAGCCGCTGACGGACGCAATAGCGATACGAAAAAGGGCTAACGGGTTCCGGTATTTTAGTGATCATCCCATGGTTTTACCATTTACCAGGGAAGATTTTACGGAGATGGAACAATACCTTTTTGCCGGCAGCGGCAGTTTCCTGGATACTGCATGGAGTATAATTTCCCTGAAAGTACGCAGCGCATTAACCGGTACGGAGGAATATAAAACCCTGGAGTCCGGTTGCATTAAAACGACCCGCGTTTTGAGAGCTATCCGGCATTTTATTAGTCAGCAGGTTAATGCTACAGACCATCCATACGCTAAACAATTGAACGCCATTCAACAAACCTTTACAGATAAGCGTATGAAATGGCTGGACCTTCAACGGGCTGGAGAGAAACCTTCACTACTGCAGTTGATCCGTTTTGATCATTGCCTGCGATCGCAGATGAAGAATGAAATGAAGGCCTTGCTGCAGTTCATTTTTCAACTGGACGTGGATATTTCAGTAGGTACGGTAGCCGTTGAACGGGGTTATACTTATGCCAGTGTTTTATCAGCTGAAAAGAATGTTCTCTGCATCGAGGGATTATATCATCCACTGCTTGAAAAGCCGGTAGCCAATCCTGCCTTGTTCAATGGAGATAATAATGTGGTGTTTTTAACCGGTGCTAACATGGCCGGAAAATCCACCTACATGAAAGCGATGGGCATAGCCGTGTATCTTGCACATGCAGGCCTGCCGGTACCTGCAGCAGAAATGGAGTTCTCCGTTAAAGATGGTATTTTTTCTTCCATTAATGTACCTGATGACCTGGAGCATGGCTATAGTCATTTCTATGCTGAGGTACGCCGCGTAAAGAAAGTGGCAGAAACAGTTAGTATACCTAAAAATATGGTAGTACTGTTTGATGAATTGTTTAAAGGAACAAATGTGAAAGATGCTTATGAGGCAACACTGTCCATAACAGCAGCATTCTCCGCGCACAGGAATTGCTTTTTCCTGATCTCTACACACATCATTGAAGTGGGAGAGGCCTTAAAGGAATGCTGCGGGCATATCCGTTATCATTACCTGCCTACCATTATCAGGGATAGCAGGCCGGCATACACCTACCAGTTAAAAGATGGGATCACTGCAGACAGGCAGGGGATGATGATCATTGAGAATGAAAAGATAGTTGAACTGATCCGACAAAATTGATGGCAGCTACAGCGGGAACTTCTCCCGCTTTACTCTGATGATGCAAATAAAGAGGGCTTGTTTCCACAGGCGCTCTTTTTTGTTTAAGGTGATTTCAACACAAATAGTAAGAAATTGAATAGTTGGCTACTACATTGCAGAGTATGAGCAAAACGGTGAGCAAATTCATCAGACAGCGTCTGGTGAATTTAAGTTGCGTGATTATTAATCTACAATGAAGTGGCATGCATTGCCGCACTCGAACCGGCTAATAGCTCAGTTAAAAAGAGAAATCTTTTTTCATTATACAACTTACATCAATCCCACATAGTGCCATCCAGGCCCAATACAATACCCATCCACAATCCAATAATGTATACCAGTATGCTTAATACAATAGCCAGGCCTTTTTTCCAACCTGGCTGATTAAGCAAATGCTGGTCTATAACATAATAACATGCGCCGCCTGCTGCACCTGCTAAGGGCGTAATAATGAGCGGCCTTATTCTCCAGTACGTTGGCCAGGCCGGGTCAGCTTCTCCGCCAAATACAAAAAGGGAGATCACGGCTAAAGCGATAGCGCCACCCAGTAGCATACGTTTAATCAATAGGCCTTTATTAATTGGCCGGATGGTTGAAATATTGTTTGGTGTCATAATAATTTACTTTGTATTCCAAAGTTAAGCAAAAGTACTTTGTATTTCAAAGTATTTGGGGAATATTTTTTGTTTTACTTCGCAAATCGCTTGGGCCCAGCTACACAAAGGATCACCCCTAATGTGATCCCCAACATGCCCAAACTTACATGCTCATGCAGCAAAGTGGCCGCCAGGGCTAATCCAAAGAAAGGTTGCAGCAATTGTAACTGCCCAACGGCAGCTATGCCTCCCTGGGCCAACCCGCGATACCAGAATATAAAACCGATCAGCATACTGAACACTGAAACATAGAACAATCCGATCCAGGCTGCTGTACTGATCCCGGAGAAGGAGGAGGGGAGATAGAAAAATACCACAGGTGCCATAAAAGGCAGGGATAGTACCAATGCCCAGGAGATGACCTGTGCTCCTCCCATTGTTTTTGAGAGTTTGGCTCCTTCTGCGTAGCCCAGTCCGCATACAATAATGGCCAGTAACATCAGGGTATTTCCAAGCGGGGATGTGGAAAGCCCCTGGGCTATGGCAAAACCTACCACCAGCAAACTTCCCAGGATGGAGAATAGCCAGAATGTGGGACGGGGGCGTTCGCCGCCACGCATTACGCCAAATATGGCTGTTGTAAGTGGTAACATACCCAGGAACACAATGGAATGTGCAGAGGTAATATATTGCAGGGCCAGTGCTGTCAGTAATGGAAATCCTAACACTACACCTATCGCTACCATAATTAAAGGAAAGATCTGTTTCCCTGAAGGCCGCTTTTCTTTGGAGATCAGCAGGATGCAAAGGGCAAGCAGGCCTGCAATAGTTGCGCGGGCAACTGTTACGAATACCGGGTTAAAATCCAGAACAGCTACTCTTGTGGCTGGTAGCGAACCGCTGAATATCAATATGCCGATGAACCCATTTATCCAACCGTTATTTATCATGCAGGTAAAAATAAATAAGGAATTCCGATAAGCACAGTATCAGTTTTGTGTATTTTGAAGGGTACAGTTTGATTTATCTACTGAATTTTTCCCAGGGCCTGCGCGGTCAGGGAAATATGTTCTTTCATCTTCACCTTTTTAAGATTCTTCACTTTCTCCGGACCTCCTAAGCCCAGCAATGGCACGTAACCATAACATTCATCAAAGGCAACAGGACCTGATTGCTCTTTTGCTGAAAAATAGTTTGCACCCTCTAAGTCGTCATTGATGTATTCTGCATCATTTATATCCTCAAAGAAGTATTTAAACCCGGACTCAAGTACTTTAGAAGTCCCATGCCTGAGATCCAGCAGTATGGTATAATTGTTTTCCCAGATAATAAGATCAGATAAGCCGGTAGCAAACATTACAATGGGGTTCTTATATACAGGGCTATAGATCTCTTTGAGCGATTGCTCAAAATCGTCCGGGTTCACAATTTTAAGATATCCGTCTGCTATTGTGCCGAAGCCATGTTCCTGCCAGAAGGAGATGAGCTTTTCGGGAAGCAGTGAGCGGTATTTTTCGACTAAGCCATTTTCGGGTGCTAGTTCGAACTGGAAGTTATCGGTGTTTTTCATAGGTTAAATGTAAGAAACAAACTATTCACTATATACCGTGTAAAAACGATGTATCGCTACGCAAAACCTTTATGTCTGTATTTAATTAATTGATTTTAAACACGTTAATCCTATGGCACATAGGTTGCAAACTCATCATGAACTAAATCCGGTAATCATGAAAGCGCTATCTGAGATCTTTAGGAGCCTTTTTAGAGGCAATAATATAACACCAACAGTAAATACAGTGGAAGAAGCCCTGCACCCGATCCATGAGAAAGACATTTACGATGGCAGTGAATTCCTGGATGATCAGATCAGAACGGATGAGGCAGAAGAAGATGAAATCAACAAATAGACCCATTTATACATGCACATAGGAAAATCTTATAAATTCTCTGCTTTTCTTTTCTGGACAAGGAAAAAGATCTACGCACTGATCATACTGGGCATAATACCTGTGATACTGTATCACCTTTTGGGAATAAAGTGGCTGGTGGTCCCCTGGACGGTTGTGTCTCTTTTAGGTACTGCTACGGCCTTTATCGTAGGATTTAAGAATACACAAACATACAGCCGTACCTGGGACGGCCATACCGTCTGGACCAATATCAGCAATAGCAGCAAGGCCTGGGGTATCATGTGCCGCGATTACTTCCAGGATGAAGGGTTTATACGGAAGCTGTTTTACCGGCACTTTGCATTTCTCACGGCACTGCGCTACCATATGCGGGAAAACCGCATATGGGAAGTGGCAGACGCACGTTATAATGCAGAATACCAACAATACTACAGTATTCCCGAAAGGCAGCAGGCCTTTGAAGATGAGATGTTGAAATATATCCCAAAAGAAGAACTGGCGAATATTTCAGGGATGCAGAACAAAGCAACGCAACTGCTGGTTTTACAGAACCAGGCTATGAAAAAGGCGTATGATGGTGAAGTGATCCAACTGGCCCAGTTCATAGAAATGCAGCGGATGCATAATAATTTCATCATTCAGCAGGGGCAGTGTGAATCCATTAAAGAAACGCCTTATCCCCGGCAGTATTCCATCATCAATACCATTTTTGTACGCATGTTCTGCTCCCTGCTGCCATTTGGCATGTTGCAGGAGTTCGACAAATTGAATGATATGGTAACCGGGGTCATGAAGGGGCATATGATCTGGCTGGTGGTTCCCTTTAGCGTACTTATTTCCTGGATGTACACCTCGTTGGAACAGGTGGGAGAAAGTACGGAGAACCCTTTTGAAGGAAGCTCCAACGATGTTCCCATTTCCCAGATCTGCCGGGCTATAGAAATAGACCTCAGGGAAATATTGGGAGAAACAGCCTTACCCGCTCCCATAAAGGCGCAGAACGATATCCTGGTGTAAATAAAAAAAGTTCCCGGGAATTTGTCGAAATCTGAAAATTCAATTGTTATAGTAGAAACAATAAATCAAATAAAATGGAACAAAGGATTAACTTTCAGGAAAAGGGACAAGGTGCCCTCAAAACACTCTTTCATACCGGCGCATATCTTAAAAAATCGCTGATTGAGGAGAAATTGATAACATTGGTGGACATGCGCGTATCGCAGATCAACGGTTGTGCCTACTGCCTGGATATGCATTCAAAGGATGCTATTGCTCATGGCGAAGATGCCCAACGTTTATTCACTTTGAACGCATGGAGGGAAACGCCGTTCTTTACTACCAGGGAAAGAGCTGCGCTGGCATGGGCTGAAGCAGTTACTGCCGCTCACGTACCAGACGATGTTTACACAAGGGTAAAAGAGCAATTCACAGACGAAGAACTTATAGACCTGACGTTGGTTGTATCCTCTATCAATACCTGGAACCGCTTTAATATAGCGTTCACCAACCCGGCTGCCGTAGGTACTTACAGGGCAGGACAGTTTGGCTGAGAAACAGGAAGTAAAAAACCATGATATATGAATGAATTCTTATTGGTATTCCGCAGAGACTACAAAACGAAGGAGATTCAACCGTCACCGGAACAACTGCAGGCGCATTTGAGCCGGTGGCGGGAATGGTTTAACGATCTTAAAGCCCGCGATGTGCTGGCAAGACCGTTACAGCCATGGGAATCGATGGGGAAGGTGTTAAAGCATGATAAGAGTGTAACAGATGGGCCTTATGCGGAGATCAAAGAATCCATCGGAGGGTTTGTAATTATTAAGGCAGGGAGTTATGATGAGGCGGTAGAAATTGCAAAGGGATCTCCGATCCTGGAACTGGGTGGTTCTGTAGAGATACGTATGGCACAAGGGTAACAGGCATTATGGAAGAAAAGGAATTGTTACCTCACCTGTTTAGAATGGAGTACCGGAAAATGGTTTCGGTACTGAGTTCGCTGTTTGGTATTGAGCATATAGAAATGGCAGAAGATATTGTGAGTGATACTTTCCTGGCAGCTACTGAATCGTGGAGTGCCAGGGGAGTACCGGAAAATCCAACCGCCTGGTTATATACAGTGGCTAAGAATAAAACAAAGAACTGGTTGAAGCGGAACAACTTCTTTCAACAGAAATTGCTGACAGATCTCCGGTACAGTATTCCGGAAGGGGAGGAGATAGAAATAGACCTCTCTGCCCGCAATATTACGGATAGCCAGCTGGCGATGATCTTTACGGTGTGCCATCCTTCCATCCCCACGGAATCGCAGGTAGCGCTTGCATTGAACCTGCTCTGCGGCTTCGGTGCCCAGGAGATAGCAGATGCCTATCTGACCACCAAAACAGTTATATATAAACGGCTGGAACGTGCAAAGGAGAAACTGAAGGATGCGGAGCTAAAAATTCAGCAGCCTACATTCTCTGAAATAAACGACCGCCTGGAAACGGTGCTGAAAGCTTTGTACCTGCTTTTTTCTGAAGGTTATTACTCCACTTCCCATAATACGGTATTGCGGAAAGAATTCTGTGTGGAAGCTATGCGGCTCAACTATCTCCTGGTAGAACAACCGCATACCAATCAACCCGCCGTGAATGCATTACTGGCTTTAATGTGTTTCCATGCTTCCCGTTTTGATGCAAGGATGAATGAAACAGGAGAAATGGTGTTGTATGAGGAACAGGATGAAACGCTCTGGAACCGTGAGCTGATCGAACGGGGTGAGTATTATCTCAACCAGGCCGGCAATACTACTATGTTAACAAGGTACCACCTGGAAGCTGCCATTGCATACTGGCACACCCATAAAGAAGATTCCAGCGAAAAGTGGAACAACATCCTTGACCTGTACAATCAGCTGCTCATCCTGGAGTATTCACCCATTGCTGCTTTGAACCGCACCTTTGCCCTTTCCAAAGCAAGGGGTAAACAGGAGGCGATCATTGCGGCAGAAAAACTGGGATTGACGGATAACTACTTTTATTACGCATTGTTAGGAAACCTTTATACACATATTGACGACAGGAAGGCACTGCAGCATTATGAAACTGCATTAAAGCAGGTGAACAAACCTGTGGACATTGCCTTACTGGAAAAGAACATCGGGCAAATAAAGCACAGGCTGAACAATTAGAAGCTTTATTACGCTGGTACTAAAAAACCTCCCGGCACACCGGGAGGTTTTTTTATTATGCTACAGGTACTGCCATCCGCACTTCAACAATGGCGCCGTACTGAATGATAGGGCAGCCCTTTGCTAATTCAACCGCTTCGTCATAATCCTTTGCTTTGATCAGGAAGAGCCCGCCGATAGATTCTTTGCTTTCAGCATAAGGGCCGGTATGCACTTGTTCTTTCTTCTTTTCGAATTTGATCACCCTGCCATCAACATCCCAACGTTTGGGCGGTGCTACCAGTTTATCCTGGGCTGCAATTCCCGCTACCCATTCCTGGTAAGGTTTGAGGGCTTCCTTCATTTGTTCAGGTGTGGGTGTTGGGTTAGCACTGGTGAGATCTCTGTGGATCACTAAAAGAAATTCTTGCATGTTGTTCTATTTTAAAAATGAGTGAATGTTTGGTGGTAAAACTTTCTGGCTTGCCGGGCGCCGATGTGTCGTTGCGTTGTTGACCGGATGTCACGAAAATTGCGCCGGCGTTTGGCGGGCATTCATGCGCGAACGGGTGGAAAGCACATGCCATTTACAACAGCCGCAACGAGCTGACACCCGTCATCTTCGTTACAAGCGGCACCGGGCAAGCCCTGAAAGTTTAGCTTTTGGCAGGCTGGTTAGCGAACCATGTTTCGAAATTGATCTGACCAATGCGTGGATTATCGCCGGGAACCAGTGTTTTGTCGTTGAGCGGAGCACCAAAATATTTGGCGTTGGCATCCGAAATTACGGTGCGCGGATCGTTCACATTATTTAAATAACGTGATACAAGTGCAGAGAGGCTCACTCTTTCCGGGCCTGCAATTTCTACTGTCCCATTCAAGGGCCCTCCCAGTGCAACATCCACAACGGCTGCCGCTACATCGTCTGATGCAATAGGCTGTATGGGTGCAGGTGATAAATGAATGGCTTCGTCTTTAGCTGCTGATGCCGCAATGCCACCCAGGAATTCGAAAAACTGTGTAGAATGAATAATGGAATATGGTATGCCGGAATTTTTGATCAGATCTTCCTGGGCTGCTTTTGCACGGAAGTAACCACTATCCTGCAACCTTTCAGTTCCTACTACGGACAACGCAATATGATGTTTAACACCTGCGTTTGCTTCTGCAGCCAATAAGTTACGGCCGGAGGTTTTAAAGAAATCCATTACGGCATTGTCTTCAAAAGAAGGAGAATTGGCTACATCGATCACTACATTTGCACCCGTCATTACTTCGGCCAACCCTTCGCCGGTGATGGTATTTACGCCGGATGCAGGAGATGCTGCAATAACTTCGTGTCCAAACCCAACAAGTTTCTTTACTGTTTTGGATCCTATAAGGCCGGTCCCGCCAATTACTACGATTTTCATGATCTGTTATTTTTTGTGAAGTATACTTTGCAAGTGAAGTGCCACTTGCTTAATTAATTATAAACCAATTAGTTGAATTTGTTTCTGAGCGCCGTCTTTCACTATATTAAGAGGATCAGAACTTCTGTTCACGAAATACAGTGATCATAAAAAAGGCTGGAACAATGTATGTCCCAGCCTTCCCTCCATTTTCGTTCCTTTATTTTATAAAGTAGTCTGCTTTCGTAATTTTCAGTTTTCTCATTTTAGAATGCAGCGTGGTACCCGGGACTTCCAGTATTTCCGCGGCCCCGCCGGCCCCGGAAATTTTCCCGCCACATCGTTTCAGTACTTCAATGATGTAGGTCCGCTCGATCTGCTCCAGTGTTCCGGAAGAAGATGAATTTCCTTTCCCCTCTTCATCCTGTTGGCGGAGTGGCAGATGAACTTCCTGGAGAACCTCTCCTTCACTGAGCAGGATGCCTCTTTCAATCTGATGTTCCAGTTCACGTACATTCCCAGGCCAGTCGTAGTTCCTTAATTGCTTCAGTACTTTGGCGGAAATGCTGCTTACTTTTTTGCCAATGTTCTTACTGAATTTGGCGATAAATGAATTAGCAAGCGGTTCAATATCTTCCAGCCGTTCTCTTAGTGAGGGCAGATAAATAGGGAAAACATTCAGCCGGTAGTATAGGTCAGATCGGAAACGCCCTGCCTGTACCTCCGCTTCCAGGTTTCGGTTGGTGGCTGCAATAATGCGCACATCTACTTTAATGGTACTTTTTCCGCCAACCCTTTCTACTTCCCGTTCCTGAAGTACGCGTAATAATTTTACCTGCAGCTCCAGGGGCATTTCACCTATCTCATCTAAAAAGAGGGTACTGTTATTGGCGAGTTCAAACTTCCCGATCCGTCTGTCTATCGCTCCTGTAAAAGCACCTTTTTCGTGGCCGAAAAGTTCGCTTTCGATCAGATGAGCAGGTAAAGCGGCGCAGTTCACTTTTACCATTAGTTTGTTCTTGCGGGGAGAGGAGTTGTGGATAGCACGTGCGATCAGTTCTTTACCGGTGCCTGTTTCGCCCAGTAGCAATACTGTAGAAGCGGATTCGGCTACCTGTGTCATCAGGCGGTATACCTTCTGCATTTGCGGGCCACTGCCCACGATCTCTGAAAAATTATAAATGGTTTTGATCTGCTCTCTCAGGTAATCGTTTTCATTTTCCAGTTTCTGTTTATAAGCGAGGATCTTTTCATTGGCCCGTATATTCGAAATGGCAATGGAGATCTGGGCACAGATGCCTTTCAGGATGGTGAGGTTGAGTTCATCCGTCAACAACCACAGTGTTCCGATATTGGTAGATCCTACCCGCAGTGGCGACCCGAATGCATTCTTCATCCCTACGTTTTGCCAGAACTGAATAACGGGCCCCGCATCAGCCCTTTTTATTTCTTCTGCGATATTGAAAATTACCGGTCCATCATTTTGAAGTACCCTTACCGTCAATGGTTCGGTAATATCAATGGTCCTGGTGGCAAGCTTTCTGAATACAGGCTTCACCTCTTCTTCAAAAACCGTTTCATCATACATATAGGGGATGAGCGAAACGCCGTCTTCTTCAATGAGGCGGATCATGACCAGTTTTATATTCAACACATTTTGCAGAACATTGGAAATGGCTCTTTGCAGATCATCTTTTGATCTGAGTGCGGCAATATCACGACTGAATTCGAGCAGAAATGTCTGTTCTTTTTCGCGGCGTATTATTTCTTCATTAGCCATAATGTTGTGCATGGCGATAGAGATCTGGGCGCAGATGCCTTGCAGTAATGGCATGTTAATATCTTCAAGGCCAAGCCACAAGATGCCCAGGTTTATATTGCCGGTACGAAGAGGGGTACCTACAACGGTTTTGAAGCCTATTTTCTTCCAGAGTTTCAGGTAGCGGGCTTTATTGCCCCGGTTGATCTCTGTGTTTACACTAAAGTATAATGGGATGTCACTGTTCAGTACCCTGTTCTGTAATCCATCGTCTATGGGCAGTTTGGCCGTGAGCATTTCCTGCACCAGTTCATCATTGTGTTCCGCCTGCGTTTCATCATAGATATAAGTGGTAGAGGTGACCTGGTCTTCGTTGATCTTGCGGATGGCATAGCCATCCAGCGAATTCAGTTTCTTAAGACTTTTACGAACGGCATCTGCGAGATCAGCTTTACTTCTTACCGCTGCAATATCGTTGCTGAAATCGAGCAGGAATGATTTTTCATTTTCCCGTTTCAGTATTTCTTCGTTGGCTGAAATATTGCTGACGGCGGCAAAGAGCTGACCGGAAATATGGTTGACGATGTTCACTGCCTCTGTACCAAAAGTACCCTTCTCAGCGGAAAACAACATCAGGGCAAATTTCGATGTGCCATTCCCGCCCAGTATCTTCAGGACCATTTCCCGGGCACCTGCTTCATAATGCAGCTTGAACCAGCGCGGGGAATTCTCCAGGTCGCATGCCTCCATATCAAAAACCAGCGGTTTGTAATATAAGGAGGCGATATCGTAGATACCATCCTCTGCGGGAGTTGCCACATTCAATGCATCTCCGGAATCCGTCAGTTCCTTCAGTTGCAGCTCATCATCGATCAGATAGGCTTTATAGTACTCTTCCTTTTCATCCATTACGGTGATCATGCTGCGGGAGAAAGGCACGATCTCTTTCAGGCCGGAACTGAGTACTTTCAGCAGGTTCTGCCTGTCCCTGACCTTTACCATTTCTTTGCTCAGCGATAGCAATATTTTGTTGATGGCTTCATTATGGCTGATGGACTCATACTTGATGATATTGGCAACTGCGCTGGAAACCTGCGGAGCAATACCGGTAATGATGCTTCTGAATTCTTCTGAAAAACCGTCCGGATCTTTTGTATAAGTATGCAGGAAACCGATCACCCGGTCCATATCTTTTAAGGGTGTCATCATGATGACCCTTACGCCCCGTTCATAGTTAACTTTCAGAAATATGGGACTTCCCGGGATGTCCATTACATCCTCTAATAAGAAAGTGGTAGGCTCGCCGTTTGCCATTACCTCCCGGATAAATGGTTCATGCATCGGAAAGCGGCCGGTTACCAGCTGAGGATATAATGGATGATTTTGAATGGGAGAGAATTCAGGATCGAACAGAAAGGGGGTATATGACTCTCCATCGGGGTTGATAAGGGAAACAATGGCATGCGAAAAAGGATAGAGCTCCCTGATCCTGGATGAAAAGATGCTGATCAGGTCCGTTTTCTCTCTGACCTTTGTGATGTCGTTTCCCAATTCCAGGAGGATACGGCGTTCCGTTTCCAATGACCTGATGCGATTACCCATCCCTTTAGCGTTTGTATCCGCCGGGGAACTAACCAGGAGGGTGTTG
This DNA window, taken from Chitinophaga niabensis, encodes the following:
- a CDS encoding RNA polymerase sigma factor, with protein sequence MEEKELLPHLFRMEYRKMVSVLSSLFGIEHIEMAEDIVSDTFLAATESWSARGVPENPTAWLYTVAKNKTKNWLKRNNFFQQKLLTDLRYSIPEGEEIEIDLSARNITDSQLAMIFTVCHPSIPTESQVALALNLLCGFGAQEIADAYLTTKTVIYKRLERAKEKLKDAELKIQQPTFSEINDRLETVLKALYLLFSEGYYSTSHNTVLRKEFCVEAMRLNYLLVEQPHTNQPAVNALLALMCFHASRFDARMNETGEMVLYEEQDETLWNRELIERGEYYLNQAGNTTMLTRYHLEAAIAYWHTHKEDSSEKWNNILDLYNQLLILEYSPIAALNRTFALSKARGKQEAIIAAEKLGLTDNYFYYALLGNLYTHIDDRKALQHYETALKQVNKPVDIALLEKNIGQIKHRLNN
- a CDS encoding YciI family protein encodes the protein MQEFLLVIHRDLTSANPTPTPEQMKEALKPYQEWVAGIAAQDKLVAPPKRWDVDGRVIKFEKKKEQVHTGPYAESKESIGGLFLIKAKDYDEAVELAKGCPIIQYGAIVEVRMAVPVA
- a CDS encoding SDR family oxidoreductase — encoded protein: MKIVVIGGTGLIGSKTVKKLVGFGHEVIAASPASGVNTITGEGLAEVMTGANVVIDVANSPSFEDNAVMDFFKTSGRNLLAAEANAGVKHHIALSVVGTERLQDSGYFRAKAAQEDLIKNSGIPYSIIHSTQFFEFLGGIAASAAKDEAIHLSPAPIQPIASDDVAAAVVDVALGGPLNGTVEIAGPERVSLSALVSRYLNNVNDPRTVISDANAKYFGAPLNDKTLVPGDNPRIGQINFETWFANQPAKS
- a CDS encoding sigma-54-dependent Fis family transcriptional regulator; this encodes MKTRSTTITPNTLLVSSPADTNAKGMGNRIRSLETERRILLELGNDITKVREKTDLISIFSSRIRELYPFSHAIVSLINPDGESYTPFLFDPEFSPIQNHPLYPQLVTGRFPMHEPFIREVMANGEPTTFLLEDVMDIPGSPIFLKVNYERGVRVIMMTPLKDMDRVIGFLHTYTKDPDGFSEEFRSIITGIAPQVSSAVANIIKYESISHNEAINKILLSLSKEMVKVRDRQNLLKVLSSGLKEIVPFSRSMITVMDEKEEYYKAYLIDDELQLKELTDSGDALNVATPAEDGIYDIASLYYKPLVFDMEACDLENSPRWFKLHYEAGAREMVLKILGGNGTSKFALMLFSAEKGTFGTEAVNIVNHISGQLFAAVSNISANEEILKRENEKSFLLDFSNDIAAVRSKADLADAVRKSLKKLNSLDGYAIRKINEDQVTSTTYIYDETQAEHNDELVQEMLTAKLPIDDGLQNRVLNSDIPLYFSVNTEINRGNKARYLKLWKKIGFKTVVGTPLRTGNINLGILWLGLEDINMPLLQGICAQISIAMHNIMANEEIIRREKEQTFLLEFSRDIAALRSKDDLQRAISNVLQNVLNIKLVMIRLIEEDGVSLIPYMYDETVFEEEVKPVFRKLATRTIDITEPLTVRVLQNDGPVIFNIAEEIKRADAGPVIQFWQNVGMKNAFGSPLRVGSTNIGTLWLLTDELNLTILKGICAQISIAISNIRANEKILAYKQKLENENDYLREQIKTIYNFSEIVGSGPQMQKVYRLMTQVAESASTVLLLGETGTGKELIARAIHNSSPRKNKLMVKVNCAALPAHLIESELFGHEKGAFTGAIDRRIGKFELANNSTLFLDEIGEMPLELQVKLLRVLQEREVERVGGKSTIKVDVRIIAATNRNLEAEVQAGRFRSDLYYRLNVFPIYLPSLRERLEDIEPLANSFIAKFSKNIGKKVSSISAKVLKQLRNYDWPGNVRELEHQIERGILLSEGEVLQEVHLPLRQQDEEGKGNSSSSGTLEQIERTYIIEVLKRCGGKISGAGGAAEILEVPGTTLHSKMRKLKITKADYFIK